CTTCACAACAACTATTGAAAGGATTCTCAGCAAACTATTTGCCATTATCACTTACAATTTCGTTTGGCAAACCATATCTGCATATGATATCGTTCCACACAAACTTTTTCATGTTTTCACCCGTTATCCATGTTAAAACTTTTGCCTCCACCCACTTAGTGAAAAAATCAATTGCAACTACCAAAAATCGTGCATTATATCGATTGTCCACTTACAAAATAGCCATGCAGTCGAGACTGATATTAAATCATATTTTGGTAACCGGTTCAGTACCGCTGACATGCATTACATGCAGTAATTGTTTCTGCATTGTCTCTATAAATCGTTTGCCAATAATATCCTTGCCTTATAATCCTTGCTACAATGTTTCTATAACCAAAATGTTGTGCACACAGGCCTTCATGCATCTCTTTTACCACATCCACCGCCTGTTGTGGTGTTAAACACCTCAAATTTGGACCATTGTAGGACTTTCTGTAGAGTAATCCGTTCTCCAACACGTATAATGGCGCACTTACCTTTATCTGCCTTTCTTTTATGGTATCATCTGGCAGTGTTCCATCCTGCAAATACTTAACATAAGGAGTTAACTAACACTAACCCCCTTCATCAACTGTTGCAATGACCACCAATTTGCTCAGCACATCtgcttttttgttcttatttcttGATATCTGGACAACTTCCAGAGTGTTAAAATTCTTTGAAACCTTTTCAACCAACTGTAAATAGCACTTCATTGATACATATTTTGCCTCAAATGCCCCGTTGACCTGTTGTGCCACAATCTGAGAGTCGGTATAAGCACGTAAATGCTTTATCCCCATCTCAGTCGCTATACGGAAGTCGGAGAGCAATgcttcatactctgcttcattgttagaTGCATAAAAACAAAACTTAAGTGCATATGTATGTTCTTCCCCTTCCGGAATTGTAAGCACCAATCCTGTGCCTACTCCTTCTTCACTTGATGCTCCATCAGTATGCAACTCCCATATGCAATTATTGTTTTTAGTTTCGGGTTGATAATCAACTTTTCGGTTGTTTCTAaaaggaaatctgccaaaatttatCCCTTAACTGCATGCCTTGGTGAAAATGTATTTCATGTTCCCCCAACTCCATTGCCCATTTTTCTAAATGCCCCGATGATTCTGGGTGTTTCAAAATTTACTTAATTGGTTGCTCTGTTAAAACGAGAATTGGATGTTCTTGAAAATATCGTCTCAGCCATCTAGCTGTGTACACTAGAGCGTATACCAATTTTTCAATTGGTGGATAATTGATTTAGCTTTGTTGTAACAGTTTGCTGATAAAATATATTGGCATTTGAACTCCATTCCGTTCTGCGATTAAAACAGAACTAATGGCCTCTACTGATACTGCCATATATAGTATTAATGTTTCTCTGCTATTGGAGCATTCAAGGTTGGTAGCTCTTTTAACAGTTGTTTTACGTCCTGGAAAGTTGCTTCGGTTTCcgccgtccacacaaaatcttttttGTTTAAACAATTTTCTAAAACTTTCATGAATGGTAATGAATGTTCTGCTGCTCTAGACAAAAACCTTGTTAATGTTACAAGTCTGCCGtttaaactttgcacttctttcTTTGTTTTAGGGGAAGTCATATcctcaattgcttgaattttctttggATATGCTTTAATTCCTCTTTTCATAACGACATGACCCAAAAATTTGCCTTCTTCAACACCAAAAGTGCATTTTTTGGGATTTAacttcatgtttatttttcgcaATGACTCAAACATTTTAAGAATATCCCTGATCATTCTTTTTTCTGTGTTGCTTTTAataacaatgtcatcaacataggcTTCCACATTCCTGCCTATTTAGTCTCTAAACACCATGTCAATGACACGTCGATAAGTTTCTCTAGCATTCTTCAATCCAAAAGGCATTTTCACATAACAAAAAATTCCATCCGCCGTGTGAAAAGCTGTTTTATCCTCATCCCGTACTGCCATGAGGATCTGGTGATATTCCTTATAAGCATCCAAAAAAGACTTAAAACGATATCCAGCTAAAGACTCCACCTTCCAATCTATTTCTGAAAAAGGATAATTATACTTTGGACAAGCTTTATTTATGTCTGTAAAATCAACTCACTTTATCCATGTGTTATCTGTTTTCCTCACCATTACCGGATTTGCTACCCAGGTTTAATATTTGACTTCTCATAAAATTCCAGCATCCACTAAATTTCGGACATCTTCCCTAAGAAACTTGTTCCGTTCAGGGGCCATGCCTCTTTTCTTTTGATAAACTGGTGGAATATTTGGACTCACATTAATTTATGTTCAGCAATATGTCACAGTACTCCAGTCATATTAGAAACTTTCCATGCAAATACATCTGAATTTGCTGCTAAAATATTGTAAAAACTTTTCTTTTGTCTCTTTTTTTAATGTCTTCTCAatgatgattttttggtctgggaaTGCTGGATTTGGAAAAACTGATCCATCATCATGAATGATTGGTTTAACAGTGGTTCAATTTATTTGCACACACTCAATTGCTCTTCTTTGTTCTGCGTACAGCGTTGTGACTCCAGCTGGTGTAGGAAACTTCATCATTCCATGCACTGTTGATCTTACAGCTCCAAAATTCATCATTGCTGATCGCCCCACAAGGACATTGTATTGTGAATTCACCTTTACTACAAGAAACTCAATACGAGCTGTTCTTTTATATGGTGACTTTCCAAATACCACTTCTAAGAGTATGCTCCCTTCTGGCCATGATGGATCATTGACAAAACTCGCCAAAGGAACAAGTGTGTCTTTCATTATCTCTTTTTTACTTTCCGGTAATTGTACAGAACAATGCTCGTACATGATATCTGCTCCTGCTCGAGTATTAGTATATATTCCTCTGACGATACAATTTACAATTCTAGCTTCAATAATTACTGGAGCATCAGACGGATTAGTGTTAACAAAGAAGAGAAAGCAATTAATTCTTGCTTCCAGTCTTCTAAATTTTCTTCTTTCCTGAGCTATCCGGCTTGTCACTTATGTATCATATTTTCTTCGATCGGTATTATCTTATGATTGTTATCTGTCGTGCTCTTGAGAGTTGAGTGATTCTTTAAAACTGATGGCGCCATATGTTGGTACTGTTTTCCGTATAGCGGGTAAAAGGTACCAGTCCAGTACTATAATAGCCTAGCTTTAAGAGATATGTTGTCAACTGATGTTTGCCCTCGGGATAGGATCCCTACAAACCCGTAACACGGATGAGATATTCGTGGGGTGGCCTTATCAGTCTTTGAACCAAACTGAGGCTGGTCGGTGTAGCATGTTGTTGCTAAGAGGTTAAGGTTTTAGAGTCAGAAAGTACTGTTTGTGTGAGAAAGTGTATTTTCTCTGATTGAACTGAACTCCTTTAATTTGGTGAcctagggggtctatttataggtgtAGAATGTCTGAAATTCTCAGACACATGTGTCAAACGCTGATTAATTCAGTTATACGATATATCCGAAACCGTCTTTAGTGTGGGCTGATGTGGATGCGTGATGCTCACGCGACTAATCAAGGGCTTAAGTTTAATAGTTGCATTCACGGCTTACGCATGACACTGGGCGGCATGGATGAGTGTTggacggataataataataataaaaattgtcaAAATTACTACCTTTTATGCTTTTTGACCTTTTCTTTTGTATAAAAATGATGCTTTTATACGTGTATCCCctagcatgtattctcaccccaagtaTAAAATAATTGTAACAAacgagtaaaaagtggggctatgagacTCACAATTGATGCAACATGGTGCGAAGCTCGAAAAGTGCGGTTTAGATAGTTTACGGTGATCcggcttgagacctaatgaatattatgaggtcagaggtcatactatttaatatagtatttagtttAGGTCTAGGATCAGTTCTCAAGTGATCTTTACGTGTCCAATTCGGTTCTCGGTTTTAAAAGTTACTAGTTCAAAGTTTTAAGTGTAGACTGTTTTTGACTAGTTTTGTCACAACATAAGTGTAGGTGTTTCTATTAATCTAGACATCCATTTAAAGTGAGATTACCATCTCTGTAAAGCTCCTTGAGTCTAGTTTCTAACCATGTAAGGTTAGCCTCTAAACTCAGAACGTAAGTTGGTCAAAAGTTCATTTCTTTACAAGTGTGCAAAAAAGTTCTGTTTTACACTATAAGTTCCTAGGTgagtttagaaatagcaaaactttTTTATTTGACTCAAGATTTTATAGAAGTCTTAGGACATATAAAAGTGCTTATTTCCAAAAGGAATAGCCTCCAGGTCTTCATTAACCTTGTCTTTAGAGATAAGGTTTTAGACCAATTTCTGACTTCAACAAAATCTTGTGTCAACAAAATCTTATGTCAACTAGATGGGACTATATCTCAATGACTTCTTAATGGATTTTGGTGATTTTGCTATCTATGGTTTCCTTATTAAGTCTAGTTTTTAGATCAAAAGCCTTTGATTCAAGATCTatcttatattttgatttatatatgAATCTTTGACACTTGGTCAGATTGCTTTGAATCTGAACTTGTCTCaccaaataaaatttaaaaatgacTTTTTCTTTGAGATAATTCATGAATCTTTACTAGATGTCTCAAacacatatatgaacatcataTAAATTTATGAGTTCCAGAGATCAACCATAGGTTGGTGTTTAGGTCatagacttcaagtagaaatttggATAGCTCAAAGACAAAATAGTTTTACATAATTTAACCACTTTAGTTCTTGGTTTAGCTTCTTTTTAAGACAGCGGACATGTAGAGATCTTAATTTTACTGATCTAGAATCAAGATCATGGTTAGatatatagtcatcattgagtgatttaaCACTCTAGATCAATTAATTACACCATGAATGTTCTTGAAGATtactagaaatgatgaatagaaTTGAGTAGTTTGTTATATCTTGAAGGGTTTTGATCTTAGGTCTTCAATAATATGAACTAGAGAGTGATTTGGATCTGCAATTGGAATGTATGTATGTGTGAGAGTGAGTTAGAGTGATCAAAAATAAGAGAAGAGGAGGTTGATAGTGAATATATATAGATAGGGAGATTGGACGTGGCACAAAGGGAGGGAAAGAGAGAAATGACTCATCTTGTTACCATTAATGGAACTCATGATGGTGTTTagggaaatatctagatattttgatGGTTGCTTGGAGAGGAATGTGCATGGAATGGTGATGGTGATGAGGTGGTAGTGGAGGTGGCACATGGAGATGCAAGGGAAGAAGATGACTCATGTTTTTCATTAATTGTCCATGCAAGGTTGTCTAATGATACTTGTAGGTTAAGCTTCATGGAGATATTTTGGAGATATTTTGAGATGATGAtggtaaagatgatgatgatggacgattatgatgatggtggtggaaGTGTTCTAGTCAATTTTTGGTTCATAAATGTACATGTACTTGTAATGTATAATCTAAGGTGTTAAGTTGTATGTTTAAGGTTTAGGAAGTAAGCTAAGATTAGGTTCTAATCAAGATAGATCAAGGTTGATTAAATGAAAGAATTGGCTAAATAAAAAGTGATCAAGACTAGTTGTGAAAATGACTAAGTGTAGAAATATTTTAACTTATAGTCTAATGCCAAAGTGAATTAGTTGAAAGTCTTTAATCTAACTTTTTGATTAATAAGTTTACTCATTAAGTTATTATAGATTACAAAATCTATGGTTTATGATGATAATCTAGGGTTTCAAAAATGTTCAAAACAACTCTTGATTAAACAGGACTCAATTATAACATTAAAGTGTTACAAATCCCAAAAATAAATCAAGATTTAATTTATCAAAACTACTAGTCAAGTTGAAAATTTTAATTCATGAAAGTTAGATTAAACAACTTGGTCAGAAAAGTTCAGGTTGTGACACATCAACATTTGAAACTACATAGATTTTGATATTGATTTTTTCAAGTTCATGAATGGCGTGTTCTATGATTTTGAAGATTTCTAAAATTTGTTGTTTATATGATTGAAGATCCTTCCCAAATGCTATTTCTCAACATCAGGATCATATTATAATAAATTTCATGGATCAATTAGATTAATTGATGTTTTGATTCAATTCAACATTCGTTGGTGATTATCTGCTCAAGAACAGAGTCGCTGATTCAATGATGTGCTGCTATTCAACTGTGTTTGAGTTGAGTCAACATTCGGTGATTATTAAAATTTCTGGTTTCGCTGAATATGGTGACTAACGAATATCAGGGCTATCAGGTTCGCTGATCTGATTAGTGTTGTGGTCATATTCAACAAACACGATTATTGTACAATATAATATAAAACGACTCTAACCCATTAACGAAAAATGACACATTTTTTTAGCATGCCATCGCGTCATGGGCCAAACTGGTCACGACGTGATCCCACGTATGTTTTTATACCGAACCTAGTGACCAACCCAGACTATCTATTTCAGTAATAAGTCACATCGCGAGGCACAACCTCCCCTGTGCCACATAGTCAGGACCACAAAACAAGCTCGGCATTCCATTTACACTTCAAGTCACGACGCGGCTCATGAGGGTCGCGACGCGACCTTCAACTGTGTCAGATTCTGCTGTTGCAATATGTTATAACACACTTTCGCTCCAATCAATCCATGTCTTTTACCACATTAACCTATTCAAAGTTGAAAACAACCTAAATACAACAAGTTTTACAAGTTCACATCACCGGGTACTTAAGACCCATAGTTTACCAAGTGTACATTTTGACCCAAACACATTATATGACCCAAAATTAGAGCAAGATCATCCGGGCCAAATACCAAAAGCAAATCCCATCCAAAGCTACTCTAACGTCTTACACTTATTCTTCACGGTGCTTGAATCTattaaaagataaacaacgagggaATAGGcaacaaagcttagtgagtgcaatacttatatgcatacatacataaatcaCTTAGTTGTACCACTTGCACAATAACTGCATACAAGCTAACAACACAAAGCATACAACCACAATATAACACATTACACTACAACACgcaaatatggttaaccatacacaataGTGCTAGTCATCAAATGAATTAACATTATCTAAAACATGCACGTGGCCCACGAAGGTGCATTTTCGGATAGCACCGCCACGTACACATGAATGTGGTCGCCGAAAAGTGAAACCATTAGGTGACACTTCCCACATTCCAACGCACCATGTGGCCGCTGAAGAGTGAAAAGCACTCGCAACACCTCAAATCTAAATCGTGGTCACGAAGAGTGAAACCTTACGGATATTACTCACCACCTTGCACCAAGTGGCGAACGAAAAGTGAACCTTACAACCACTGTCACACATCGCATACAAGCAAACAAATTTTATATACACACATAAAAATACTCCACTCAGCTTGATCACTTAGATGAGCTAGAAACGTGCTAGAGCTTCAAGAATGATCCAAAAGTAATGCACCTAGCATCAAAATCAAAACATTAAGCTATAAACACTAATAGCTTGACCCAAAGCACACAAGTGCAATTTAAACACAAATTGCACGTTAACCTCCAACTTGATCAATCAAGACCTCAACACCCCAAATCAAGTTAATACTAACACCCAcataaagtgtgctagtgatttacaacACATGCAAGACTTGGGTCTCATAAAACTCATCATCTAAACCATAACCTCCCACATTAGGTTTCATACACCTAAACTCCACCCAAAAACCCCAATTTTCACAAGAAAAGAggtttactgaaatgtcccgttcatattgattataaacgttccagataaattgatttcgttgcgaggttttgacctctatatgagacgtttttcaaagactgcattcatttttaaaacaaaccataacctttattttatcgacaaggttaaaaggacaccacctagattatccagaaatgataatctaaaaatatcacacttacacactaccaatacatattggtttacaatattaatatgttacaacaaagtaaatctcgaatgcagttttaaataatattatacatgcatgctgacaccaaatcttgtccatattttagcatgcaacagcggaagctcttaataatcacctgagaataaacatgctttaaacgtcaacaaaaatgttggtgagttataggtttaacctatatatttatcaaatcgtaataatagaccacaagatttcatatttcaatatacatcccatacatagagataaaaatcattcatatggtgatcacctggtaatcgacattaacaagatgtatataagaatatccccatcattccgggacatccatcagacatgatataaaaactcaaagtactaaagcatccgctacaatggatggggtttgttgggcccaatagatctatctttagaattcgcgtcaattagtagactggtttactaattcttaggttaccaagtaaaaaggggcatatttggcttcgatcgttcaaccatagaaagtagtttcatgtacttgtgtctattttgtaaaacatttataaagctgcatgtattctcatcacaaaaatattagattttaaaagtgggactataactcactttcacagattttttacttcgtcgggaagtaagacttggccactggtcgattcacgaacctataacaaatacgtacatatatatcaaagtatgttcaaaatatatttacaacattttttaatacgttttaatgttttaagtttattaagtcagctgtcctcgttagtaacctacaactagttgtccacagttagatgtatagaaataaatcgatatatattatcttgaatcaatccacgacacagtgtatacacgtctcaggctagatcacaactgaaagtatatatatttttggaatcaacctcaaccctgtatagctaactcaaacattactgcatatagagtgtctatggttgttccaaataatatatataaatgggtcgatatgatatgtcaaaacatttgcatacgtgtctatggtatcccaagattacataatatattagaatacatgtgtaatacaatatgagttagctaggatatgattaatatagatttgttaccaattttcacgtagctataacaagaaaaattatccaatcttgttttacccataacttcttcgtttcaaatccgttttgagtgattcaagttactatggtttcatattgaacttaagtttatgaatctaaacagaaaaagtataagtttatagttggaaatacaggttacaagtcttttttgtaaaggtagtcatttcagtcgaaagaacgacgtctagatgaccattttggaaaacatacttccactttgagtttaaccatgatttttggatatagtttcatgttcataagaaaaatcattttcctagaagaataacttttaaatcaaagtttatcatagtttttaattaactaacccaaaatagccctcagtgttactacgacggcgtatatccggttttacagtgtttttcgtgttttcaggttttaaatcattaagttagcatatcatatagatatagaatatgtgtttagttgattttaaaagtcaagttagaagaattaacttttttttgcgaacaagtttagaattaactaaactatgttctagtgattacaagtttaa
The window above is part of the Rutidosis leptorrhynchoides isolate AG116_Rl617_1_P2 chromosome 1, CSIRO_AGI_Rlap_v1, whole genome shotgun sequence genome. Proteins encoded here:
- the LOC139901430 gene encoding uncharacterized protein, with the translated sequence MKLNPKKCTFGVEEGKFLGHVVMKRGIKAYPKKIQAIEDMTSPKTKKEVQSLNGRLVTLTRFPFRNNRKVDYQPETKNNNCIWELHTDGASSEEGVGTGLVLTIPEGEEHTYALKFCFYASNNEAEYEALLSDFRIATEMGIKHLRAYTDSQIVAQQVNGAFEAKYVSMKCYLQLVEKVSKNFNTLEVVQISRNKNKKADVLSKLVVIATDGTLPDDTIKERQIKVSAPLYVLENGLLYRKSYNGPNLRCLTPQQAVDVVKEMHEGLCAQHFGYRNIVARIIRQGYYWQTIYRDNAETITAFAIDFFTKWVEAKVLTWITGENMKKFVWNDIICRYGLPNEIANGQVEVTNKEILAGIKARLGLSKTKWVDEVPYVLWAHRKTLKWSTGETLFSLVYGTEVVILAEIRVPTHRVLAIDVESNSSVLRENLNLLKAYHGYYPSSGC